In the Puntigrus tetrazona isolate hp1 chromosome 9, ASM1883169v1, whole genome shotgun sequence genome, one interval contains:
- the LOC122351620 gene encoding ras-related protein Rap-2a has protein sequence MREYKVVVLGSGGVGKSALTVQFVTGTFIEKYDPTIEDFYRKEIEVDSSPSVLEILDTAGTEQFASMRDLYIKNGQGFILVYSLVNQQSFQDIKPMRDQIIRVKRYEKVPVILVGNKVDLESEREVSVREGQALAEEWGCPFIETSAKSKTMVDELFAEIVRQMDYAAQPDKDDPCCSSCNIQ, from the exons ATGCGTGAGTATAAAGTGGTGGTCCTCGGTAGCGGCGGGGTCGGTAAATCCGCCCTTACCGTGCAGTTCGTCACCGGGACATTTATTGAGAAGTACGACCCGACGATCGAGGATTTCTACCGCAAGGAGATCGAGGTGGACTCGTCGCCGTCGGTGCTGGAGATCCTGGACACGGCGGGCACGGAGCAGTTCGCTTCCATGCGGGACCTGTACATCAAAAACGGACAGGGCTTCATCCTGGTCTACAGTCTGGTGAACCAGCAGAGCTTTCAGGACATCAAGCCCATGAGAGACCAGATCATCCGAGTCAAGAG GTACGAGAAGGTTCCCGTGATCCTGGTGGGGAATAAGGTGGATCTGGAGAGCGAGCGGGAGGTGTCCGTGAGAGAGGGACAGGCGCTGGCCGAGGAGTGGGGCTGTCCGTTCATCGAGACCTCTGCCAAGAGCAAGACCATGGTGGACGAACTCTTTGCCGAGATCGTACGGCAGATGGACTACGCGGCACAGCCGGATAAAGACGATCCGTGCTGCTCCTCCTGCAATATACAATAa